In one window of Hymenobacter nivis DNA:
- a CDS encoding glutaminase family protein yields the protein MTFKPLFFTLTLAAAALAPAQGQTLRPPAYPLITHSPYFSVWSFNDDLAAGSTRHWTGEPQALEGVVRVDGKAYQFLGRPAPRYRTVIPTAAEAPYSARYTFTAPASGWEDPNFAPSTGWQTGPAPFTNYKEKPGTRWLTRNLWVRRTLTLTEPLPTGELVLLLLHDDDAEVYLNGTLLLKQSGANGLYDKFPLAATARAALRPGKNLLAMHCANPYGGADLDAGMAEITPPVAPLLPARQTAATVTATQTAYAFEAGPVRFTATFCSPLLLDELETLARPVSYVSFRASAADGKTHQVQVFMSASGALATNTPVQTVTTQAGRAGTMAWQAVGTTDQKLLGRSGDNVRIDWGHAYLAAPGGAALATGVPADLKTAFARTGTLPVTAKLLSGPAQRVALAAVLNLGAVSSSATEKHLLLGYDEEFAVQYFGQNLRPWWRRDPDMTMPKLLQAAEADYTRVRQKCAAFDKTLYDDAQAAGGKEYADLCQLAYRQAISAHSIAASPKGEVLFMSKENFSNGSIGTVDVTYPSEPLFLLYNNELAKGMLRFIFEYSESGRWTKDFPAHDVGTFPLANGQTYGEDMPVEEAGNMLILTAAVVKMDGNTDFARAHWPVLTKWVGFLKRDGLDPANQLCTDDFAGHLARNANLSLKAIMGIACYGQMARQLGDTKTADEYTALARDYAQRWMQMAKDGDHYALTFDKTPGSWSQKYNLVWDQLLGLNIFPKEVAQQEIAFYLQHQQRYGLPLDSRKTYTKSDWTLWTATLAEREADFQALVHPIWLFANETPTRVPLTDWHETTDARQVGFQARSVVGGYFIKMLAKKMLVK from the coding sequence ATGACTTTCAAGCCGTTATTCTTCACCCTGACGTTGGCCGCCGCTGCCCTGGCGCCCGCCCAAGGCCAGACGCTGCGCCCGCCAGCCTACCCGCTCATCACCCACAGCCCGTATTTCAGCGTGTGGTCGTTCAACGATGACCTCGCCGCCGGCTCCACCCGGCACTGGACCGGCGAGCCGCAGGCGCTGGAAGGCGTGGTGCGCGTCGATGGCAAAGCTTACCAATTTCTGGGCCGGCCCGCGCCGCGCTACCGCACCGTCATTCCCACGGCGGCCGAAGCGCCCTACTCGGCCCGTTATACTTTCACGGCCCCGGCCTCGGGCTGGGAAGACCCGAACTTTGCGCCCTCCACCGGCTGGCAAACCGGCCCCGCGCCCTTTACCAACTACAAGGAGAAACCCGGTACCCGCTGGCTTACCCGCAACCTATGGGTGCGCCGCACCCTCACTCTTACCGAGCCGCTGCCCACCGGCGAGCTGGTGCTGCTGCTGCTGCACGACGACGATGCCGAGGTGTATCTCAACGGTACCCTACTCCTCAAGCAAAGCGGGGCCAATGGCCTGTACGACAAGTTTCCGCTGGCCGCCACGGCCCGCGCCGCCCTGCGGCCGGGTAAGAACCTGCTGGCCATGCACTGCGCCAATCCCTACGGCGGGGCCGACCTCGATGCCGGTATGGCCGAGATAACGCCCCCGGTTGCCCCGCTGCTGCCTGCCCGCCAGACGGCCGCCACCGTTACGGCTACCCAAACGGCCTATGCATTTGAGGCCGGCCCGGTGCGCTTCACGGCTACGTTCTGCTCGCCGCTGCTGCTCGATGAGCTGGAAACCCTGGCCCGGCCCGTGAGCTACGTGAGCTTCCGGGCGTCGGCGGCCGATGGCAAAACCCATCAGGTGCAGGTATTTATGTCGGCGAGCGGGGCGCTGGCCACTAATACGCCAGTGCAGACGGTGACCACGCAGGCCGGCCGGGCGGGTACCATGGCCTGGCAGGCCGTGGGCACCACCGACCAAAAACTCCTGGGCCGGTCCGGCGACAACGTGCGCATCGATTGGGGCCACGCCTACCTGGCCGCGCCCGGCGGGGCCGCTCTCGCTACCGGCGTGCCCGCCGACCTCAAAACCGCGTTTGCCCGCACCGGTACCCTGCCCGTTACGGCTAAACTCCTCAGCGGTCCGGCCCAGCGCGTGGCCCTGGCCGCCGTACTGAACCTGGGTGCGGTGAGCAGCAGCGCCACCGAAAAGCACCTGCTGCTGGGCTACGACGAGGAATTCGCCGTGCAGTATTTCGGCCAGAACCTGCGGCCCTGGTGGCGCCGCGACCCCGACATGACCATGCCCAAGCTGCTCCAGGCCGCTGAGGCCGACTACACCCGCGTGCGCCAGAAGTGCGCGGCCTTCGACAAAACCCTTTATGACGATGCCCAGGCGGCCGGCGGCAAGGAATACGCCGACCTCTGCCAGCTGGCTTACCGCCAGGCCATTTCCGCCCATTCCATCGCGGCTAGCCCGAAAGGAGAAGTGCTGTTCATGTCGAAGGAGAATTTTTCTAACGGCTCCATTGGCACCGTGGACGTGACCTACCCCTCGGAGCCACTGTTTTTGCTGTATAACAACGAGCTGGCTAAGGGAATGCTGCGCTTTATTTTCGAATATAGCGAGTCGGGCCGCTGGACGAAAGACTTCCCGGCCCACGACGTGGGCACCTTCCCGCTGGCCAATGGCCAGACCTACGGCGAAGACATGCCGGTGGAAGAAGCCGGCAACATGCTCATCCTCACCGCCGCTGTCGTGAAGATGGACGGCAACACCGACTTCGCCCGCGCTCACTGGCCGGTACTTACCAAGTGGGTGGGCTTCTTGAAGCGCGACGGCCTGGACCCGGCCAACCAGCTCTGCACTGATGACTTTGCCGGCCACCTGGCCCGCAACGCCAACCTCTCGCTCAAGGCCATCATGGGCATTGCCTGCTACGGCCAGATGGCTCGGCAGCTCGGCGACACCAAAACCGCCGACGAATACACCGCCCTGGCCCGCGACTACGCCCAGCGCTGGATGCAAATGGCCAAGGACGGCGACCACTACGCCCTGACCTTCGACAAAACTCCTGGCTCGTGGAGCCAGAAATACAACCTGGTCTGGGACCAGCTACTGGGCCTGAACATCTTCCCCAAAGAGGTAGCGCAGCAGGAAATTGCTTTCTACCTCCAGCACCAGCAGCGCTACGGCCTGCCGCTCGACAGCCGCAAAACGTACACTAAATCGGATTGGACTCTTTGGACCGCCACGCTAGCTGAGCGCGAGGCCGACTTCCAGGCCTTGGTGCATCCCATCTGGCTGTTTGCTAACGAAACGCCCACCCGCGTGCCCCTCACCGACTGGCACGAAACCACCGATGCCCGCCAAGTCGGCTTCCAGGCCCGCTCGGTAGTAGGTGGGTACTTCATCAAAATGCTAGCGAAAAAGATGCTGGTGAAGTAG
- a CDS encoding glycoside hydrolase family 31 protein, with the protein MKKLFPAALLSVGILAATVTQAQKASTAYQTQGQTVRIKTKAADLQIQVFSPNTVRVLRFPVGSKATKTSLSVNKAPDKTPFETAEAGGVITVKTALLTVSLNRQTGLVSFATRGGKSLLQEGAQDSLFVPTTDNGQPAYRVQQRFKLSAPEGIYGLGQFQDGIMNWRNHAVKLRQLNQYVANPFLVSTAGYGILWDNYSATVFRDNAAGASFSAALGDCSDYYFVYGQTMDGTVAGYRTLTGAAPMFGKWVFGFWQSRERYKSQDELLDVVKKYRALRVPLDNIVQDWQYWGTDNHYWNSTEFGNPNFPHPQAMVDAVHALNAHLMISVWPSFGDKTAIFKDLNQAGLLYDFKNWPTDGGVRVYDAFSPKARDILWGYMDKNLFSLGMDAWWLDASEPEQFDREGKMDSTQTALGTYRRVRNAFPLQHNKGVFEHQRAASSAKRVFILTRSAFAGQQRYGAATWSGDIQGSWEVLRKQISGGLNFSLAGIPYWTTDIGGFFTGKTYPLGVADPAFQELYVRWFQFGAFSPLFRSHGTDTPREIYQFGNKGDWAFDAQVKFIDLRYRLLPYIYSLSSKVTRQGYTLMRGLPMDFNADPKVFSIDNQFMFGPSVLVSPVTTAQYSTKGADATQKGSTDFSTIKSQSLYLPQSAGWYDFWTGEKLTGGQTISRPTPIDVMPLHIRAGAILPLGPVVQYAAEKFTAPLELRVYPGANAEFTLYEDENDSYNYEKGAFATIPLRWNEKTQQLSIGKRTGTFPGMAATRSFHVVFVKGTHGAGLGTTIKADRVVQYNGSALTVSK; encoded by the coding sequence ATGAAAAAGCTTTTCCCCGCCGCCCTGCTGTCCGTGGGCATCCTGGCCGCCACCGTTACTCAGGCCCAAAAGGCCTCGACGGCATATCAAACCCAAGGCCAGACCGTCCGCATCAAGACCAAAGCGGCCGACTTGCAAATCCAGGTGTTCAGCCCGAATACCGTGCGTGTCCTGCGGTTTCCGGTGGGTAGTAAGGCCACTAAAACCAGTTTATCGGTGAACAAAGCGCCGGACAAAACCCCGTTTGAAACGGCTGAAGCGGGCGGGGTAATTACCGTGAAAACGGCCCTGCTGACGGTTAGTCTGAACCGACAAACCGGCCTCGTCAGCTTCGCCACCCGGGGCGGAAAATCTCTATTGCAGGAAGGGGCGCAGGATTCCCTGTTTGTCCCGACGACCGACAATGGCCAGCCGGCCTACCGCGTGCAACAGCGATTCAAGCTGAGTGCGCCGGAGGGGATTTATGGCCTGGGGCAATTCCAGGACGGTATTATGAACTGGCGCAACCACGCAGTGAAGCTGCGGCAGCTCAACCAGTATGTGGCCAACCCCTTCCTGGTATCGACGGCAGGCTACGGCATTTTGTGGGATAACTACTCGGCCACGGTATTCCGCGACAACGCGGCGGGGGCCTCGTTTTCAGCGGCTCTCGGCGATTGCAGCGACTATTATTTCGTGTACGGCCAGACCATGGATGGCACCGTGGCCGGCTACCGCACCCTCACCGGTGCGGCCCCCATGTTCGGCAAATGGGTGTTTGGCTTCTGGCAGAGCCGGGAGCGCTATAAGAGCCAGGACGAGCTGCTGGATGTGGTGAAAAAATACCGCGCCCTGCGCGTGCCGCTCGATAACATTGTGCAGGACTGGCAGTACTGGGGCACCGACAACCACTACTGGAACTCGACCGAGTTTGGCAATCCCAACTTCCCGCATCCTCAGGCGATGGTCGATGCCGTGCACGCCCTGAACGCCCACCTCATGATTTCAGTCTGGCCTTCGTTTGGCGATAAAACGGCCATTTTTAAGGATTTGAACCAGGCTGGTCTGCTCTACGATTTCAAGAACTGGCCCACTGACGGCGGCGTGCGCGTGTACGATGCCTTCAGCCCCAAGGCCCGCGATATTCTCTGGGGCTACATGGATAAAAACCTGTTTTCATTAGGCATGGATGCCTGGTGGCTGGATGCGTCGGAGCCGGAACAGTTCGACCGGGAGGGCAAGATGGATTCGACCCAGACCGCCCTGGGCACCTACCGGCGGGTGCGCAACGCCTTCCCGCTACAACACAACAAGGGCGTGTTTGAGCACCAGCGGGCGGCTTCAAGCGCAAAGCGGGTGTTCATTCTGACGCGCTCGGCCTTCGCGGGGCAGCAGCGCTATGGCGCGGCCACCTGGTCGGGCGACATTCAGGGTAGCTGGGAGGTATTGCGCAAGCAGATTTCAGGCGGCCTGAACTTCAGCCTGGCCGGCATCCCGTACTGGACCACGGACATCGGCGGCTTCTTTACCGGCAAAACCTACCCGCTGGGCGTGGCCGACCCCGCGTTTCAGGAGCTGTACGTACGCTGGTTCCAGTTTGGGGCCTTTTCGCCGCTGTTCCGCTCGCACGGTACCGACACGCCCCGCGAGATTTACCAGTTCGGCAACAAGGGCGACTGGGCTTTCGATGCGCAGGTCAAATTCATAGACCTGCGCTACCGACTGCTACCCTATATTTACTCGCTTTCCTCGAAAGTCACGCGCCAGGGTTACACCCTCATGCGCGGCCTACCGATGGATTTTAACGCCGACCCCAAGGTTTTCAGTATCGACAACCAGTTCATGTTTGGTCCCTCGGTGCTGGTGAGCCCGGTTACCACCGCCCAATACAGCACGAAAGGCGCCGACGCCACCCAAAAAGGCAGCACCGATTTCAGCACCATCAAAAGCCAGTCGTTGTACCTGCCGCAAAGCGCCGGCTGGTACGATTTCTGGACCGGCGAAAAGCTCACTGGCGGCCAAACTATCAGCCGCCCCACACCCATCGACGTAATGCCGCTGCACATCCGGGCCGGGGCCATTCTGCCGCTGGGCCCGGTAGTGCAATACGCTGCCGAGAAATTCACCGCCCCCTTGGAACTGCGCGTGTACCCCGGTGCCAATGCCGAATTCACGCTTTACGAGGACGAAAACGACTCTTACAACTACGAAAAAGGCGCTTTTGCTACCATCCCGCTGCGTTGGAACGAGAAAACCCAGCAGCTCAGCATCGGTAAGCGCACGGGCACCTTCCCCGGCATGGCCGCTACCCGTTCTTTCCATGTGGTGTTCGTGAAAGGCACGCACGGCGCGGGCCTAGGTACTACCATCAAGGCCGACCGTGTGGTGCAGTATAATGGCAGTGCGTTGACCGTGAGTAAGTAG